A single region of the Coprobacter tertius genome encodes:
- a CDS encoding tyrosine-type recombinase/integrase gives MMIVEVEFRKFSGQSKEGSIYYLVKHEQFHLRMKSNYVLFENEWDNEIRDIIIDAGERKDYIGKIRCFVIAERDLLEKIVCRFIENKSRYTVDDVYREYNRLLSEMSFFSFIDGCISVLRTEGHWGTAQNYMRARNSFIEFIGCDMLPFTAITGELMVIYDRWLRKKEVSRNSRSFYMRQLRSVYNKAVNLGLTTQHFPFKSVYTGIDKTRKRAVEESVIKRLIRLNLSCCSSLSFTRDLFLFSFYMRGIAFVDMAFLKKSNVRNGFIRYTRRKTGCLMEVKLEDCMKEILERYAHKVSYSEYLLPIITEKDEDKAYKQYQNKRSYYNKQLKKLSDMLCLEIPLTSYVARHTWATIARNMNISLSVISAGMGHTSETMTKIYLASLDASMIDNANSRILSCLECI, from the coding sequence ATGATGATTGTAGAAGTGGAATTCCGGAAATTTTCCGGTCAGAGTAAAGAGGGGAGTATTTATTATTTAGTAAAGCATGAGCAATTTCATTTACGAATGAAATCAAATTATGTGCTTTTTGAAAACGAATGGGATAATGAAATACGGGATATTATTATCGATGCGGGTGAACGTAAGGATTATATCGGAAAAATACGTTGCTTTGTAATAGCTGAAAGGGATCTTCTCGAAAAAATTGTTTGCCGATTTATCGAGAATAAGAGTAGATATACTGTTGATGATGTTTATCGTGAATATAACAGATTATTATCTGAAATGTCTTTTTTTTCATTTATAGACGGATGTATTTCTGTATTGAGGACTGAAGGGCATTGGGGTACAGCCCAAAATTATATGAGAGCAAGAAATAGTTTTATCGAATTTATAGGTTGCGATATGCTCCCGTTTACCGCAATTACCGGGGAATTGATGGTAATATACGATAGGTGGCTCAGAAAAAAAGAGGTTTCCCGTAATTCTCGTTCGTTTTATATGCGTCAACTTCGTTCGGTATATAATAAAGCCGTAAATCTTGGGTTAACCACTCAACATTTCCCTTTTAAATCGGTATATACCGGTATAGATAAAACAAGAAAAAGGGCTGTAGAAGAATCGGTTATTAAAAGGCTTATCAGGCTTAATCTTTCCTGTTGCTCTTCTTTGTCATTTACAAGAGACTTGTTTTTGTTTAGTTTCTATATGCGGGGAATTGCTTTTGTCGATATGGCCTTTCTTAAAAAGAGTAATGTTCGAAATGGTTTTATACGTTATACGCGTAGAAAAACGGGTTGTCTTATGGAGGTAAAACTTGAGGATTGTATGAAAGAAATTTTAGAACGTTATGCCCATAAAGTTTCTTATTCTGAATATTTGTTACCTATTATTACCGAAAAAGACGAGGATAAAGCATATAAACAGTATCAGAATAAAAGGAGTTATTATAATAAACAGTTGAAAAAATTATCGGATATGCTTTGTCTTGAAATCCCGTTAACATCATACGTAGCCCGACATACATGGGCTACAATTGCCCGTAATATGAATATATCTTTGTCTGTTATCAGTGCAGGCATGGGACATACATCGGAAACGATGACTAAAATATATTTGGCTTCTTTGGATGCTTCTATGATCGATAATGCAAATTCGAGAATACTTTCTTGTCTCGAATGTATATGA